One window of the Carnobacterium maltaromaticum DSM 20342 genome contains the following:
- a CDS encoding MFS transporter translates to MLKKSLARRLTIQYGLLQSMYWMGFCVIMGFATVFLLYKDFEGQQIGVILAVSNICAALLQPVIASFADRSKHVTLKTIISFLAFIVILLTILLVLIPVNKVIIALLFILIGTVVLTIQPLLNSLIFEYINRGIKINYGLARGLGSLSFAAISFVLGFIVNRFSPAVLPYLYILFYSFILLIAYSFKMPRVLKEEPDLSICSSPSKKTFKLAELTTFFKRYHNLYLLLISVCCLFIFHNIISTYLIQIMQNVGGSDTDFGISLALAASVELPTMMGFAYLVRKIKGSTLLKVSAIFFTVKALVFLLAPSVGVIYLGQILQALSFALYIPASVYYMNELMEPTDRIKGQAIIMVAMTLGGVFGNLIGGILLDNFTIFVMLVAGVIFSLIGTLLLCYSVKEI, encoded by the coding sequence GTGTTGAAAAAGAGTTTGGCACGACGATTAACGATTCAATATGGGCTCTTGCAAAGCATGTATTGGATGGGTTTTTGTGTTATTATGGGATTTGCAACCGTTTTTCTATTGTACAAAGACTTTGAAGGACAACAAATCGGCGTTATTTTAGCTGTGTCAAATATCTGTGCAGCATTATTGCAACCCGTTATTGCAAGTTTTGCGGATCGTTCAAAGCACGTTACGTTAAAAACAATTATTAGTTTTTTAGCATTTATTGTTATTTTATTAACCATCTTATTAGTATTGATTCCTGTAAACAAAGTAATTATTGCCTTATTATTTATTTTGATTGGAACAGTTGTCTTAACGATTCAGCCTTTATTAAATTCGCTTATTTTTGAGTACATTAATCGGGGAATCAAGATCAATTATGGCTTAGCTAGGGGGCTAGGTTCGTTATCTTTTGCTGCAATATCCTTTGTTTTAGGTTTTATTGTTAATCGGTTTAGTCCAGCAGTTTTACCTTATTTATATATACTTTTCTACTCGTTTATTTTATTGATTGCTTATAGCTTTAAAATGCCAAGGGTTTTGAAAGAGGAACCAGATCTGAGTATTTGCAGCTCGCCTAGTAAAAAAACGTTTAAATTAGCTGAACTCACTACTTTTTTTAAACGGTACCATAATTTATATCTGCTTTTAATTTCCGTTTGTTGTTTATTTATTTTTCATAATATTATTAGCACTTATTTGATTCAAATTATGCAAAATGTCGGAGGAAGCGACACTGATTTTGGAATCTCCTTAGCTTTAGCTGCTAGTGTTGAATTGCCAACTATGATGGGTTTTGCTTATTTAGTTCGGAAAATAAAAGGAAGCACATTGTTAAAAGTATCGGCAATTTTTTTTACAGTCAAAGCCTTGGTTTTTCTATTAGCTCCTAGTGTTGGTGTTATCTATTTGGGACAAATTTTACAAGCACTATCCTTTGCATTGTATATTCCTGCATCCGTTTATTATATGAATGAGCTAATGGAACCTACTGACCGAATTAAAGGACAAGCTATTATAATGGTGGCAATGACGCTTGGTGGTGTTTTTGGGAATTTAATTGGTGGGATATTATTAGATAACTTTACTATTTTTGTAATGTTAGTAGCGGGAGTAATTTTTTCATTGATAGGAACGTTATTGCTATGTTACTCGGTGAAAGAAATTTAA
- a CDS encoding ketopantoate reductase family protein, which yields MRILIFGAGTIGLSYAWLLSDKHDVSVYVRPEKQENAYETYSISAQDLRKEKSYAFKFSPNLVTDLTAEYDLIIVTVNRCQLLKSLPILKTNKKNANILFMLNHWDITTEIEKYFTKEEYLLGFPSQVGGGKQDDKLDIVVFTEGTILGIQTPEQKNLSMTIRKNLKQLIYM from the coding sequence ATGCGCATTTTAATCTTTGGTGCCGGTACTATTGGGCTATCTTATGCCTGGCTTTTATCCGACAAACATGACGTTTCAGTTTATGTTCGACCAGAAAAACAAGAAAACGCTTACGAAACCTATTCTATTTCAGCACAGGATCTAAGAAAAGAAAAAAGTTATGCTTTTAAATTCAGTCCTAATTTAGTAACTGATTTAACTGCTGAGTATGATTTAATTATTGTAACAGTCAATCGCTGTCAGCTTTTAAAAAGCTTACCGATTTTAAAAACAAATAAAAAAAATGCGAATATACTATTTATGCTCAATCATTGGGATATCACGACTGAAATTGAAAAATATTTTACTAAAGAAGAGTATTTATTAGGCTTTCCATCTCAAGTTGGTGGTGGAAAGCAAGATGACAAACTCGATATCGTTGTATTTACTGAAGGAACTATTTTAGGGATTCAAACACCTGAACAAAAAAACTTATCTATGACTATAAGGAAGAATTTGAAGCAGCTGATTTACATGTAA
- a CDS encoding alpha/beta hydrolase: MSKVKQEKNETRKALRYVAPFLFAAIAIPTVVMQFTPTPVSRLLRRRFSKEKSQYIPQNVAEIVAKTKSINDLNYESSLANGFLDVIMPKEAEKKSPLIIWIHGGAYVGGDKRDVTHYAATIASFGYVVANINYALAPEQPYPGPLIQLTESYLYLKEHAEEFHIDLTQVFFAGDSAGAQIVSQFFAIQTNPKLADAVSIQAVVPKETLKGGLLFCGPFDIPKLGTDSKSTLMNILMNQVAWAYVGEKKWLLDERLEQVSIQNHITSDYPPCLVADGNTNSFEDHGRDFVALLEANGIEVEGIFFSTDENRTEHEYQFILDSEAGRYTFERMMEFIEKHVTKID, translated from the coding sequence GTGAGCAAAGTGAAACAAGAGAAAAATGAAACAAGAAAAGCGTTGCGCTATGTTGCTCCTTTTTTATTTGCAGCAATAGCGATTCCGACTGTAGTGATGCAGTTTACGCCAACCCCAGTCTCACGATTATTGCGTCGACGTTTTAGCAAAGAGAAAAGTCAGTATATTCCTCAAAATGTTGCTGAAATAGTGGCTAAAACAAAATCAATTAATGATTTAAATTATGAATCAAGCTTAGCTAATGGTTTTTTAGATGTGATTATGCCAAAAGAAGCAGAGAAAAAAAGTCCGTTAATTATTTGGATTCATGGGGGAGCCTATGTTGGTGGTGATAAACGGGATGTGACACATTACGCAGCAACCATTGCGAGTTTTGGTTATGTTGTTGCCAATATTAATTATGCTTTAGCACCAGAGCAACCCTATCCAGGTCCGCTGATTCAATTAACCGAAAGCTATTTATATTTAAAAGAACATGCAGAAGAATTTCATATTGATTTAACTCAAGTGTTTTTTGCTGGTGATTCAGCAGGTGCTCAAATAGTTAGTCAATTTTTTGCCATTCAAACAAATCCTAAGTTAGCAGATGCGGTATCTATTCAAGCCGTTGTTCCAAAAGAGACATTAAAAGGTGGGTTATTATTTTGTGGTCCATTTGATATTCCAAAACTAGGAACAGATAGCAAATCTACCTTGATGAATATTTTAATGAATCAAGTTGCTTGGGCCTATGTAGGCGAAAAAAAATGGCTTTTAGATGAACGTTTAGAACAAGTGTCAATTCAAAATCATATTACAAGTGATTATCCGCCCTGTTTAGTTGCAGATGGAAATACAAATTCTTTTGAAGATCATGGACGTGATTTTGTGGCTTTACTAGAAGCCAATGGGATTGAAGTTGAAGGTATCTTCTTTTCAACAGATGAAAATCGAACAGAGCATGAATACCAATTTATTTTAGATAGCGAAGCAGGTAGGTACACCTTTGAGCGAATGATGGAATTTATTGAAAAGCATGTAACAAAAATTGACTAA
- a CDS encoding DeoR/GlpR family DNA-binding transcription regulator — protein MDQKQRLAKILELLEEKKKLSQIEIAEFFSISKDTARRDILLLAESNLVERYRGGITLPYTKAKIEKYTERLITHAPEKERLAKLAITRFMKNNMTIMLDVSTTVNFIAQHIRQEHILLVTHSIDNALACSQTNEKNRIFLLGGFFNPASHMLAGPSIVEQLDQFEFDVAFIGALGISSTGIFYSELDDLYMKKRMIQNARKVCLLVDSSKVNQTSSFKLDFTGIDYIITTTPFPNEIEKVLSTHNIEVIYEKEGGMK, from the coding sequence ATGGATCAAAAACAACGACTAGCTAAAATTTTAGAATTGCTAGAAGAGAAAAAAAAATTATCACAAATAGAAATTGCCGAATTTTTTTCAATTTCTAAAGACACTGCCAGAAGAGACATTCTGTTGTTAGCTGAAAGTAATTTAGTTGAACGTTATCGTGGTGGGATTACCCTACCTTATACAAAAGCCAAAATAGAAAAATATACAGAACGTTTAATTACCCATGCCCCAGAGAAGGAGCGCTTAGCTAAATTAGCAATCACTCGCTTTATGAAAAATAACATGACAATTATGTTAGATGTTTCAACAACTGTCAATTTTATTGCACAACATATCCGCCAAGAACACATCTTACTTGTCACTCATTCAATTGATAATGCTCTTGCGTGTTCGCAAACTAATGAAAAAAATCGTATTTTTCTTTTAGGTGGCTTTTTTAATCCAGCCTCACATATGCTAGCTGGTCCTTCTATTGTTGAACAATTAGATCAATTTGAATTTGATGTCGCCTTTATTGGAGCGCTGGGAATCAGTTCAACAGGTATTTTCTATTCTGAACTAGATGACCTTTATATGAAAAAAAGAATGATTCAAAATGCTAGAAAGGTTTGTTTACTCGTGGATAGCTCAAAGGTCAATCAAACGTCTTCATTTAAATTAGATTTTACCGGTATTGACTACATTATTACGACAACTCCTTTTCCTAATGAAATTGAAAAAGTTCTTAGCACACACAATATTGAAGTTATTTATGAGAAAGAAGGTGGAATGAAATGA
- the nagA gene encoding N-acetylglucosamine-6-phosphate deacetylase has translation MKTIISNVRLGEERDKTTSSVYIENQKITAIAPFDSLKEEAQTTYNIINGHGHLLIPGMIDVHIHGANNYDMMDGTTKSIQEVSKKCAETGCTSFLVTSVSSSLEDLLAMIHSVKKVIGHEEGAKIVGLHLEGPYLNVEKKGMQNPKFLRHADFDELDRIFAEAGDLIKMMTIAPELPGGIELIAYLKQKGVVVAIAHSNATYEEAQTAFKAGASHITHCFNAMPTIHHRSPGLVTAALEEDEVSLQAIVDGVHLHPGIVRLMHKIKGPDKIVLTTDALQAMGVGDGSYLFGGHHVTVTDGIARLKDGTLASSTVTMNKSLQHSVNFGIPLTDSIAMASTTPATILNLTQLGKIAPGYDADLVLLDGEFDVVKTFIKGNICKVS, from the coding sequence ATGAAAACCATTATTTCAAATGTTCGCTTAGGTGAAGAAAGAGATAAAACAACAAGTAGTGTCTATATTGAGAATCAAAAAATCACTGCCATTGCTCCTTTTGACTCCCTAAAAGAAGAAGCTCAAACAACTTATAACATCATTAATGGTCATGGTCATCTACTGATACCAGGTATGATTGATGTTCATATTCATGGCGCAAATAATTATGACATGATGGATGGTACCACAAAAAGTATTCAAGAAGTTTCAAAAAAATGTGCTGAGACTGGTTGTACAAGTTTTTTAGTGACATCAGTTAGCTCTTCTTTAGAAGATTTATTAGCAATGATTCACAGTGTAAAAAAAGTTATCGGGCATGAAGAAGGTGCTAAAATTGTTGGGCTACACCTTGAAGGTCCTTATTTAAATGTAGAAAAAAAGGGGATGCAAAATCCGAAGTTCCTTCGACACGCTGACTTCGATGAATTAGATCGAATTTTTGCAGAAGCGGGAGATTTAATTAAAATGATGACAATTGCACCTGAACTGCCTGGTGGGATTGAATTAATTGCCTATTTAAAACAAAAAGGGGTTGTCGTTGCAATTGCCCACTCTAATGCGACTTATGAAGAAGCTCAAACAGCTTTTAAAGCCGGAGCATCGCATATTACTCATTGTTTTAATGCGATGCCAACTATTCATCATCGTTCCCCTGGATTAGTAACTGCTGCATTGGAAGAGGATGAAGTGAGCCTACAAGCAATCGTTGATGGCGTTCATTTACATCCTGGAATTGTTCGTTTGATGCATAAAATAAAAGGTCCAGATAAAATTGTTTTAACCACTGATGCTCTGCAAGCTATGGGAGTTGGGGATGGTTCATATCTATTTGGCGGTCATCATGTCACCGTAACAGATGGCATTGCTCGATTGAAGGACGGTACGCTAGCTTCTAGTACTGTTACAATGAATAAATCCTTGCAACACAGTGTTAATTTTGGAATTCCTTTAACGGATAGTATTGCTATGGCATCAACTACTCCTGCAACTATTTTAAATCTAACTCAACTTGGAAAAATTGCGCCTGGTTATGATGCTGACTTGGTATTATTAGATGGTGAATTTGATGTAGTCAAAACATTTATTAAAGGTAACATATGTAAAGTAAGCTAG
- the ispE gene encoding 4-(cytidine 5'-diphospho)-2-C-methyl-D-erythritol kinase: MEIIEKAPAKINLSLDVLYKREDGFHELEMVMTTVDLADRIALKSLPEDQIVIRTTNGVLPLDRRNHAFQAAKLIKETFAIETGVEITIEKKIPIAAGLAGGSSDAAATLRGLNRLWDLNLTLEEVAELGSKVGSDVPYCVHGGTAFVSGRGEKVEPIGEMPQCWVVLVKPRVGVSTGSVFSVLSFDTVTHPDTAGMVAAIKAKDYAKMTQKVGNLLEEVTIARHPDIERVKEKMLKFGADAALMSGSGPTIFALCDKYSRAQRVYNGLKGFCDEVYLVRTLK; this comes from the coding sequence ATGGAAATTATAGAAAAAGCTCCAGCCAAAATTAATTTATCGCTAGATGTTTTATATAAGCGCGAAGATGGATTTCATGAATTAGAAATGGTAATGACAACCGTCGATTTAGCTGACAGAATTGCACTTAAAAGCTTGCCAGAAGATCAAATCGTCATTCGAACGACAAATGGTGTCTTGCCACTGGATCGTCGTAATCATGCCTTTCAAGCAGCTAAGTTAATTAAAGAAACCTTCGCTATTGAGACAGGCGTGGAAATCACGATTGAAAAAAAGATTCCAATTGCAGCCGGATTAGCAGGTGGGAGTAGTGATGCAGCTGCTACCTTACGTGGTTTAAATCGGCTATGGGACTTGAATTTAACACTGGAGGAAGTTGCAGAACTTGGATCCAAAGTTGGTTCGGATGTACCTTATTGTGTTCATGGAGGTACGGCTTTTGTATCTGGCAGAGGTGAAAAAGTTGAACCGATTGGAGAGATGCCGCAGTGTTGGGTGGTTTTAGTCAAACCACGAGTAGGTGTTTCAACGGGTTCTGTGTTTAGTGTTCTTTCTTTCGATACAGTAACTCATCCAGATACAGCTGGAATGGTAGCCGCAATTAAAGCCAAAGATTATGCTAAAATGACACAAAAAGTTGGAAACTTATTAGAAGAAGTTACGATAGCACGTCATCCTGATATTGAACGTGTAAAAGAAAAAATGCTTAAATTTGGTGCAGATGCAGCTTTAATGAGTGGTAGCGGACCGACAATTTTTGCTTTATGTGATAAATACTCCAGAGCTCAACGAGTCTATAATGGACTAAAAGGCTTTTGTGATGAAGTTTATTTAGTTAGAACGTTAAAATAA
- the rarD gene encoding EamA family transporter RarD — protein MNQEQVQNQKKGLISGLIAYILWGVLPLYWKSVGEVSALSILCYRIFWSFIFMVVVLVISGKTKAFIAETKALLQDHKRVIAIILAALLVSANWFIFIFSIGSGHVVEASLGYYINPLVNVVLATVFLKERLGRAEFIACLLAATGVLVLAIESGTIPWASLAMALTFSLYGLIKKIAQVSSFTGLTLETLVMTPFAIIYLLFFSKEGFMTFDLPINLLLIGSGIVTAIPLFLFAEAAKNISYILLGFLQYIAPTLMLISAVFLFNESFELPQLLAFGSIWIGIAIFTTSNILALKRNRMRN, from the coding sequence TTGAATCAAGAACAAGTTCAAAATCAAAAAAAAGGGTTGATTTCAGGCTTAATAGCCTATATTTTATGGGGTGTCTTGCCACTTTATTGGAAAAGTGTCGGTGAGGTATCGGCTTTGTCGATTTTATGTTACCGTATTTTTTGGTCATTTATTTTTATGGTGGTTGTTTTAGTTATTTCTGGTAAAACAAAAGCCTTTATAGCGGAAACAAAAGCCTTACTCCAAGATCATAAACGAGTGATTGCCATTATCTTAGCCGCATTACTAGTGAGTGCGAATTGGTTTATCTTTATTTTTTCAATTGGTAGTGGACATGTGGTTGAAGCGAGTCTGGGATATTATATTAATCCGTTAGTTAATGTGGTTTTAGCCACTGTCTTTTTAAAAGAACGCTTAGGTCGTGCTGAATTTATTGCCTGTTTATTGGCGGCAACTGGCGTTTTAGTTTTAGCTATTGAAAGTGGAACGATTCCTTGGGCATCGTTAGCAATGGCCTTAACTTTTAGTTTATATGGATTAATCAAGAAAATAGCTCAAGTTAGTTCTTTTACAGGTCTAACGCTAGAAACATTAGTAATGACACCATTTGCAATCATTTATTTACTTTTCTTTTCTAAAGAAGGCTTTATGACGTTTGATTTACCAATTAATCTATTGCTAATTGGTTCGGGGATTGTTACAGCGATTCCGTTGTTTTTATTTGCTGAAGCAGCTAAAAACATTTCATATATCTTATTAGGTTTCTTACAATACATTGCACCAACATTAATGCTAATTTCGGCTGTTTTTTTGTTTAACGAAAGCTTTGAATTGCCACAACTTTTAGCATTTGGTAGTATTTGGATTGGAATTGCAATTTTTACAACGAGCAATATTCTTGCATTAAAACGAAATCGGATGAGAAATTAA
- a CDS encoding ABC transporter substrate-binding protein produces the protein MKKLVTFTALILILSSGLYFMTKQLEKAQGFAGNNVLTLYNWGDYIDPDLIKKFEKETNYKVSYETFDSNEAMFTKIKQGGTAYDLTIPSEYMIQKMIKEEMLIPLDKSKIKGLENIDSSFLDLDFDLNNKFSIPYFWGTLGIIYNDKFVKEEEMQHWDDLWNPKLANNVMLIDGAREVIGLSLNSLGYSLNSKNMQQLTAASDKLSTLTPNVKAIVADEIKMYMVQEESAVAVTFSGEASEMLDNNEHLHYVIPSEGSNLWFDNFVIPKTAKNKEAAYAFINFMLEPKNAAQNAEYIGYSTPNKAAMAYLPKELVEDEQFYPSDETMSHLEVYEDLGAKYLAIYNDLFLEFKMYRK, from the coding sequence ATGAAAAAGTTAGTAACCTTCACAGCGTTAATTTTAATCTTAAGTAGTGGTTTGTACTTTATGACCAAGCAATTAGAAAAGGCCCAAGGCTTTGCTGGAAATAACGTTCTAACTCTATATAATTGGGGCGACTATATTGATCCAGATTTAATTAAAAAGTTTGAAAAAGAAACGAACTATAAGGTTTCCTACGAGACTTTTGATTCCAATGAAGCGATGTTTACCAAGATAAAGCAAGGTGGAACAGCTTACGATTTAACCATTCCTAGTGAATATATGATTCAAAAAATGATTAAAGAAGAGATGCTAATTCCGCTAGATAAATCAAAAATTAAAGGCTTAGAAAATATAGATTCAAGCTTTTTAGACTTAGATTTTGATTTAAATAACAAATTTTCAATCCCTTATTTTTGGGGAACGCTAGGCATTATTTATAACGATAAATTTGTCAAAGAAGAAGAAATGCAGCACTGGGATGACTTATGGAATCCTAAGTTAGCGAATAATGTGATGTTAATTGATGGAGCTAGAGAAGTGATAGGCTTATCCCTAAACAGTTTAGGCTATTCATTAAATAGTAAGAATATGCAGCAATTGACAGCAGCTTCAGACAAATTAAGCACCCTGACACCAAATGTAAAAGCGATTGTTGCAGATGAAATAAAAATGTACATGGTTCAAGAAGAAAGTGCAGTAGCGGTAACCTTTTCTGGTGAAGCTTCTGAAATGCTTGATAATAATGAGCATTTACATTACGTTATTCCAAGCGAAGGGTCGAATCTATGGTTTGATAATTTTGTCATACCTAAAACAGCAAAAAATAAAGAAGCAGCCTATGCCTTTATCAATTTTATGTTAGAGCCAAAAAACGCAGCCCAAAATGCTGAATACATTGGGTATTCAACACCAAATAAGGCAGCGATGGCTTATTTACCAAAAGAGCTTGTTGAAGACGAACAGTTCTATCCGTCAGATGAAACAATGTCACATTTAGAAGTCTATGAAGATTTAGGTGCTAAATATTTAGCTATCTATAATGATTTATTTTTAGAGTTTAAGATGTACCGCAAGTAG
- a CDS encoding ABC transporter permease, giving the protein MKNFKWSTIYLTFVFLLLYIPIFYLIFYSFNAGGNMNEFTGFTWEHYAEVFADTRLITIVLNTLLVAFLSALIATLIGTFGAMGIYYTKRRQARNALLSFNNILMVSPDVIIGASFLIFFTFLGLGLGFGSVLLSHIAFSIPIVVLMVLPKLQEMNDSMSMAARDLGANTFQVISKIVLPSITPGILAGFFMAFTYSLDDFAVTFFVTGNGFTTLSVEIYSRARQGVSLEINALSALMFVFSLILVAGYYFIQQHSQTKKQKNRHKRHLEAVEIK; this is encoded by the coding sequence ATGAAAAATTTTAAATGGTCAACTATTTATTTAACCTTCGTTTTTCTTTTGCTTTACATTCCAATCTTTTATCTAATTTTCTACTCCTTCAACGCCGGTGGAAATATGAATGAATTTACCGGTTTTACCTGGGAACATTACGCAGAAGTTTTTGCTGATACACGGTTGATTACAATCGTCCTAAATACGTTATTAGTTGCTTTTTTATCCGCTTTAATTGCCACATTAATTGGAACTTTTGGAGCGATGGGGATTTACTATACCAAGCGCCGCCAAGCACGGAATGCCTTGTTGAGTTTCAATAACATTTTGATGGTTTCGCCAGATGTTATTATCGGAGCTAGTTTCCTGATCTTCTTTACCTTCTTAGGACTTGGCTTAGGATTCGGTTCCGTGTTGCTTTCGCACATTGCCTTCAGCATTCCAATTGTGGTTCTAATGGTCTTACCTAAATTACAAGAAATGAATGACTCCATGAGCATGGCAGCCCGTGACTTAGGAGCAAATACATTTCAGGTAATCAGTAAAATTGTTTTACCAAGTATTACACCAGGAATTTTAGCAGGCTTTTTCATGGCATTCACATACTCGTTAGACGATTTTGCCGTAACCTTTTTTGTAACAGGAAATGGATTTACAACTCTGTCTGTTGAAATCTATTCAAGAGCAAGACAGGGAGTTAGTTTGGAAATTAACGCCTTGAGCGCATTGATGTTTGTCTTTTCATTAATTTTAGTTGCTGGCTATTATTTTATCCAACAACACAGCCAAACTAAAAAACAAAAAAATCGGCATAAACGTCATTTAGAGGCGGTGGAAATTAAATGA
- a CDS encoding ABC transporter permease, which translates to MWLALFVVAPLILIIYQSFFDVNGQFTLENYKIYFTSGTYLKMTFNSIWYASLITFFTLLISYPTAYFLNKTKHKQLWLMLIILPTWINLLLKAYAFIGIFSMNGSINHFLEFIGIGKQQILFTDFSFMFVAAYIELPFMILPIFNAIQELNPSYISASRDLGANNVETFRRVIFPLTLNGVKSGVQAVFIPSLSLFMLTRLIGGNRVITLGTAIEEHFLVTQNWGMGSTIGVVLIVAMIIIMLVTGEKKRKGAKHK; encoded by the coding sequence ATGTGGTTAGCATTATTTGTGGTAGCTCCATTAATTTTAATTATTTACCAATCATTTTTTGATGTAAATGGTCAGTTTACATTAGAAAATTATAAAATTTATTTCACATCGGGAACTTATTTAAAAATGACCTTTAATTCCATTTGGTATGCGTCATTGATTACATTTTTCACACTCTTAATCAGCTACCCAACAGCCTACTTTTTAAATAAAACCAAACACAAACAACTATGGTTAATGCTGATTATTTTGCCAACTTGGATTAATTTGTTATTAAAAGCCTATGCATTTATTGGGATTTTCAGTATGAACGGTAGCATTAACCATTTCTTAGAATTTATTGGCATCGGAAAACAGCAAATTTTATTTACGGATTTTAGTTTTATGTTTGTTGCAGCCTATATTGAATTGCCTTTTATGATTTTACCGATTTTTAATGCGATTCAAGAACTGAATCCTTCTTATATTAGCGCTAGTCGTGATTTAGGAGCAAATAACGTCGAAACCTTTCGTCGTGTCATTTTTCCACTGACTTTAAATGGCGTTAAAAGCGGTGTGCAAGCCGTCTTTATTCCTTCACTTTCACTCTTTATGCTAACACGTTTAATTGGTGGAAATCGAGTAATAACACTAGGTACAGCCATTGAAGAACATTTTCTAGTCACACAAAATTGGGGCATGGGTTCAACCATTGGAGTCGTCCTGATTGTTGCGATGATTATCATTATGTTGGTTACAGGAGAAAAGAAACGGAAAGGAGCGAAACATAAATGA
- a CDS encoding ABC transporter ATP-binding protein codes for MTKNTIITFENIIKQYDDDEPVLKSIDFEIERGKFYTLLGPSGCGKTTILRLIAGFTEATSGTIMLDGQRVNDIPANKRKVNTVFQDYALFPHMNVFDNIAFGLTIKKMNKKVIEEKVKDVLKMVQLPGFEERDISEMSGGQRQRVAIARALVNEPEVLLLDEPLSALDLKLRTEMQYELRELQRRLGITFVFVTHDQEEALAMSDEIFVMNKGEIVQSGSPVDIYDEPIDRFVANFIGESNIVEGQMVADYEVRFVNHTFECVDAGMRQNEKVEIVIRPEDLTITTVEKGKLSATVATQLFRGVHYEIVCKDMDENIWVIHSTKKATVGAEVGIFFEAEDIHVMRFGETEEEFDARLDSYDED; via the coding sequence ATGACAAAGAACACAATTATAACCTTTGAAAATATCATTAAACAATACGATGATGACGAACCAGTCTTAAAAAGTATTGATTTTGAAATTGAACGTGGCAAATTTTATACCTTGTTAGGACCATCAGGTTGTGGTAAAACCACGATCTTACGTTTAATTGCTGGTTTTACGGAAGCGACATCTGGGACAATTATGTTAGATGGTCAGCGAGTTAATGATATCCCTGCCAATAAACGCAAAGTAAACACAGTGTTTCAAGATTACGCGCTCTTTCCCCATATGAATGTTTTCGACAATATTGCTTTTGGGTTAACTATCAAAAAAATGAATAAAAAAGTGATTGAAGAAAAAGTCAAAGATGTCCTTAAAATGGTGCAATTGCCTGGCTTTGAAGAAAGAGATATTAGTGAAATGTCTGGTGGTCAACGACAACGTGTTGCAATTGCTAGAGCACTTGTTAACGAGCCAGAAGTGCTTTTATTAGATGAACCTTTATCGGCACTAGATTTAAAATTACGGACAGAAATGCAGTATGAATTGCGTGAGTTACAACGTCGTTTAGGTATTACTTTTGTCTTTGTGACTCATGATCAAGAAGAAGCTTTGGCTATGAGCGATGAAATTTTTGTTATGAATAAAGGCGAAATCGTGCAAAGTGGATCGCCTGTTGATATTTACGATGAGCCAATAGACCGCTTTGTAGCAAACTTCATTGGAGAGAGTAACATTGTAGAAGGCCAAATGGTTGCTGATTATGAAGTCCGCTTTGTGAATCATACCTTTGAATGTGTTGATGCAGGCATGCGTCAAAATGAAAAAGTTGAAATTGTGATTCGTCCAGAAGATCTAACCATCACAACAGTAGAAAAAGGTAAATTAAGTGCAACCGTGGCGACGCAATTATTCCGTGGTGTCCATTATGAAATTGTTTGTAAGGACATGGACGAGAACATCTGGGTAATCCACTCCACTAAAAAAGCTACTGTTGGTGCAGAAGTTGGTATTTTCTTTGAAGCAGAAGACATTCATGTTATGCGTTTTGGTGAAACAGAAGAAGAATTTGATGCACGCTTAGACAGTTATGATGAGGATTAA